The segment CACCGATGACCTTCCTCCGCCTCCACCAAAACCTCGAACAACCGAAACAAGAACcgtaaagaaaagagaaaaacagaACCACAAATGTAAATCCTAATAAACTAGGAGCCGAAAGCCAGCGGCGTAAGGCAAAGACAACCTTTACACGCCGGAGATAGGAGCCGACGACGGCGGATCTGAAAGAGCATCCCCGTCGCAGAAACAGGAACTGGCGCCGACGGAGTTGAGGGAGCCTCCATCTCCCGGAAGAAAAACCGAGCTAGACGCATCTCCACCGCGCCATCAAAACCCGCCACCGCATCGTTGCTCCAAAAACAGACCATCGGAAATGATAGCTGACCAGAACTCAGACAAGGCAGGAACCGGTAGAAACAGGAGGGAAACACCAGACAGTTGATTTTGCTGAAAGAAAACGGACACCGACAGCGGCACAGACGCTAACGCGCCGGCCGACCGCCGGAATCCAAACTGGAttcactttctctctcttctctctctctcatgtgGGTCGACTTTGTTTTTTCCACGACTGTCTTAATAGAAACCATCTATTAACTCTAGTTAGGGACAAactttattttgataaataagaGCAACAATAAAAGGGAACCATCCGCTCATAGACCTGAGGTGATCACTAGAAAGcttaacataaaacaaaaactcTCTAGGAAAAGGATTTACAGATGATGGCCTAATTGAAGAAGAGAAGTTGACATAGCAAATAAAGAGATCTACGATGAGTCTACTGGCTCGGTTTTAAGGGGTGCACCACCTGAAGACGATGCATCGCTTCCATTTTGGTTTTGGAGGTAAAGGCTGTTTCCTACCATGGAATCGCTGACCAGTCCTGCTTCCAAGTCAAATTTAAGCGTCCTCTTGCGATTGGTGCTGCAGCTGCTATGCCacaaaattagatatatatattatttatatgatgcgCATTGCACGTATGGAAGAAGCTGCTGAGAGATGTGtgtgttttttaaataaacttaCTAGTTCAAGCGGTTGTTGATGGCAGATAGGTCTTTTGAAGGGCTCTGGTAAGCACGTGTGCTCTCTCCAACACAAGCATAGTAACTCTTTGAGCTGTGTGAAATAAGAGCATCCATCTGCAAACACACCAACACACCGAAGGTTATAGCCGAAACAACCTTGTTACCAACCTCCTCAAGTCTGTCAGTCATATTATATGATAAAAGGACTTAAATAACGAGGATATCTACCTTTGATCCCCGAAGGGGAGAAACATAAACATTGTGCACAGCAGATACTTTTTTAGGGGACATGTCTGGAACACTTGGAAACACCGACACCTTTGGCGATCCAGGACAATGACCTGTAAATCCAATATAAATACAGTCAATTAACTTTAGGTTGCTTCATTCATTGGATAAAGCTGACGTCTAACAAATAACCTAGCATATCTCAACTACCTTCAGGTTTATTATTCGCCTCCATAGCCTGGTCGTTTTTCACAGGAATTATCTCCACCAGCAATGGCTTTACGGCAGGAATAAATATCTCGTTGTAGAATGTAATGATGTCAACATGATCTGGCCCCACTCTCTGTCACACAAGTTATTGTCACAAGTTTTAGTCTTCTTGACAGACCAAACTAGACCTGTTCAACTTAAAGTTAAGGgagcatatatatattaaattaccCCTTGACCTTGACGGCGACACTGATATGAATCCACATAAACGCTGCGGAAGACTAGTGGTTTGCACTGTGGTTGCTTCCTATAGTTGTATATGATTTCCCTGAAGGTTAGGCTCATTTGGGATATCTAAGAGGGAGGAGATTcatgagcaaaaaaaaaaagtgttagcTGAAGAGAAGTCAATATAAACAAGACAACATAAAAGTACGACCAGGAAAAAAAACGCTGCTCACCTTGGCCACTCCGTAAAAACAACAGAGAATGATCTGGTCAATATGTCGATTAAATAAAAGAGAAGTCCGCTGAGCAAGTACATGTTGGAAGAGACGATATACACTCTCCCTTATTTGCTGCGAAAGTTGTAACCTTTCCACCATTCCATTGATTCTGACAGCAGCCAGTTTATTAATCTGGGGAACAAACAACATCACGGAGTGAATATAACATTAAGACATTAGCTAGCCTAATCAGTTACATCCAAGTCCAACCAAACGATTAATCATAAGTTCTAGTGTATTAGACGAAAGATCGCATTGACTTACCTTAGTGAAGAAAATGTTGATACCAGTTTCTGCACAAGTTTCTCCACCGCCTCCTGGGTTTGGCCGTGTCGGACTGTACACATATATCCGTTAAGGTTAAACTGAACAAGTACATGGATAACTTGGTAGACTTcagataaataagaaaaaaaaactaattctaTAACTAAAATGTACCTAGCAAATGCAGACTGCAACGGAGGTGGCTGCATCTTGGATTTAACGTTGCCAAAGGCCAACAGACGATCCTTTACTGGTGATGTAAAGGAATTGCGTTCAACTAGAATGCTGCGGTATTCTGTACACTGTCTTTTGGGCGATTTCATATCCCCATTTTGTCCTGTGTGGCAgtaaaatttgaagtttttggTAAAGGGAGTTTCAACTGCTTTGACTcaaaattatacaaattaaattaCCTGGACATGTTTCATGCTTTTGGATAGATGGTGCATGATTTGATCCTTCGGAGAAGTTAATAAGAGCTGCAATTGCATCCAGAGACGGCATCGGTTCAGCTAGTAATCCGAGCCGGTTGATCTCCAATGCAAGCAACGGCCTGGCAACAATCAGAGAGTTGTACATTGAAGAGCCTTTCTCCCATACCATACTCTCGAGAAGCCGTTCCTCCAGTGAGTTCAGATGCCGTCTCAACTCTCTAGGTAGAGAATCCTCGTGTCTGATGAAACTCTCTATAACCTTGCAGAGATCAAAGGCTGTGATCCCAGTCCTTTCCAGAACAGCAGGGAACAACATTGTTATGGATTTGTGGGTAGCGAGAACAAGTTCAGCTGAACAAGCCAGCATGCATCTATGGAACCTCTCGTTTGTCAATAGAGAGTTTAAGTTATTTGCATGCAGAATCTGAGCTTCTGCTTTACACATTGCCTCAAGAACTCTGTAGTATAACTTCACAGCTTCTAATCTTCGCTGTTCTGCCCATATGTCATCCATCAGGTTTACGGGTTGTAAACTTCCGCCGCCTGCACATCGGTCCCCAAGAGAGCTATTTGGAAAAATAGCTTCCAATATCACATGTGCTCTTCGTGTGATCTCCGTTGTTATATCCCTATCACAGGATTTGAGGAACTGTTCCAACACAGGAGAAGGTTTTGGCAGAAGCGGGCATATAACAGTCCTGAGCCATTTGGCAGTTGTCATTGCTGTGCTTACTGGTGTTGCTGTCAACTTGATGGCATCGCTAATACTATTTGTCTTAGCAGCAGGTGACTTGTGAGGAGAGAGTGGACTTATAAATGTCCTCGCAGGTGAGCTCAAAGAATCAATTTTCCTCTTAACACCAGTAATATTTACAGCTCCTGCAGATAAGC is part of the Raphanus sativus cultivar WK10039 chromosome 5, ASM80110v3, whole genome shotgun sequence genome and harbors:
- the LOC108805096 gene encoding retinoblastoma-related protein 1 isoform X2, whose amino-acid sequence is MEEVQPPVTPPIDPNGKRSEATLLDLCEKVLSLEGSICDEALKLFTETKPILSVNMANIGSGTREEVERFWFAFVLYSVKMLTVRKEVDGMSVSGANGFNLSQILRALKLNIVDFFKELPQFVVKAGPVLCELYGADWENRLQAKELQANFVHLSLLSKYYKRGYREFFLTYDANAERTSANSASYLPDSYRFGWLLFLALRNHAFSRFKDLVTCTNGLVSILAILIIHVPCRFRNFSIQDSSRFVKKGDKEVDLVASLCKIYDASEDELRRIMDKANNLIETILKKKPSSASTCKVDKLDNINPDGLTYFEDLLDETSISTSLITLEKDYGDAVCNKGELDERVFINEDDSLLGSGSLSAGAVNITGVKRKIDSLSSPARTFISPLSPHKSPAAKTNSISDAIKLTATPVSTAMTTAKWLRTVICPLLPKPSPVLEQFLKSCDRDITTEITRRAHVILEAIFPNSSLGDRCAGGGSLQPVNLMDDIWAEQRRLEAVKLYYRVLEAMCKAEAQILHANNLNSLLTNERFHRCMLACSAELVLATHKSITMLFPAVLERTGITAFDLCKVIESFIRHEDSLPRELRRHLNSLEERLLESMVWEKGSSMYNSLIVARPLLALEINRLGLLAEPMPSLDAIAALINFSEGSNHAPSIQKHETCPGQNGDMKSPKRQCTEYRSILVERNSFTSPVKDRLLAFGNVKSKMQPPPLQSAFASPTRPNPGGGGETCAETGINIFFTKINKLAAVRINGMVERLQLSQQIRESVYRLFQHVLAQRTSLLFNRHIDQIILCCFYGVAKISQMSLTFREIIYNYRKQPQCKPLVFRSVYVDSYQCRRQGQGRVGPDHVDIITFYNEIFIPAVKPLLVEIIPVKNDQAMEANNKPEGHCPGSPKVSVFPSVPDMSPKKVSAVHNVYVSPLRGSKMDALISHSSKSYYACVGESTRAYQSPSKDLSAINNRLNYCSTNRKRTLKFDLEAGLVSDSMVGNSLYLQNQNGSDASSSGGAPLKTEPVDSS
- the LOC108805096 gene encoding retinoblastoma-related protein 1 isoform X1, whose amino-acid sequence is MEEVQPPVTPPIDPNGKRSEATLLDLCEKVLSLEGSICDEALKLFTETKPILSVNMANIGSGTREEVERFWFAFVLYSVKMLTVRKEVDGMSVSGANGFNLSQILRALKLNIVDFFKELPQFVVKAGPVLCELYGADWENRLQAKELQANFVHLSLLSKYYKRGYREFFLTYDANAERTSANSASYLPDSYRFGWLLFLALRNHAFSRFKDLVTCTNGLVSILAILIIHVPCRFRNFSIQDSSRFVKKGDKEVDLVASLCKIYDASEDELRRIMDKANNLIETILKKKPSSASTCKVDKLDNINPDGLTYFEDLLDETSISTSLITLEKDYGDAVCNKGELDERVFINEDDSLLGSGSLSAGAVNITGVKRKIDSLSSPARTFISPLSPHKSPAAKTNSISDAIKLTATPVSTAMTTAKWLRTVICPLLPKPSPVLEQFLKSCDRDITTEITRRAHVILEAIFPNSSLGDRCAGGGSLQPVNLMDDIWAEQRRLEAVKLYYRVLEAMCKAEAQILHANNLNSLLTNERFHRCMLACSAELVLATHKSITMLFPAVLERTGITAFDLCKVIESFIRHEDSLPRELRRHLNSLEERLLESMVWEKGSSMYNSLIVARPLLALEINRLGLLAEPMPSLDAIAALINFSEGSNHAPSIQKHETCPGQNGDMKSPKRQCTEYRSILVERNSFTSPVKDRLLAFGNVKSKMQPPPLQSAFASPTRPNPGGGGETCAETGINIFFTKINKLAAVRINGMVERLQLSQQIRESVYRLFQHVLAQRTSLLFNRHIDQIILCCFYGVAKISQMSLTFREIIYNYRKQPQCKPLVFRSVYVDSYQCRRQGQGRVGPDHVDIITFYNEIFIPAVKPLLVEIIPVKNDQAMEANNKPEGHCPGSPKVSVFPSVPDMSPKKVSAVHNVYVSPLRGSKMDALISHSSKSYYACVGESTRAYQSPSKDLSAINNRLNYSCSTNRKRTLKFDLEAGLVSDSMVGNSLYLQNQNGSDASSSGGAPLKTEPVDSS